A window of Methylomonas sp. 11b genomic DNA:
CTCAACACGGATTGACACTGATTGCATTCGCAGTAGTCGACGGAGCCAAATAACGTCTCGAGTGTTGGGAAAAGCCCTGCAAGCTTCTTCCGTGTAGCAACTATTTGATCGTCCCGCTTACTAGTGTCATCCGGGCTTGATCCGGGTGCATAAGAAACGGTATTGAGGCGTTTCAGCCCGTCAAACACGTTGAATACCGTTGCGGCCTGCTGTTTTGCCTTCCAATAGATACTTTTTCTGATGTCCAAATCGCCCGCTTTAGGTTGGGTACGGAAAAAAATTCGGATCCGTTCATGGAAGGCATCAAAATCGTGTCTCGCAATTTCTGTTGCCGACGAAAAACCGGCCGCCATGAGGGCATTCATGGACTCATCGTCTGGGCTAACGCTATACAAGGAAGATAATTTGCGAACCGTGGCAAGCGCACTTTCCTGCATTTCCGGAGCAATCTCTTTCCATACTGCCGAACTATTGCTCGCGATAAAATTGCTTAATGGCGTCTTGCCCAAACGAAATCCCAGGTTGGTCGCGTTTTTCAAAAACCGACCAACATTGTCTGCGTCAGGAACTGCATCCATTTTTGCGGTCGCGATACGATCCACAGTCACTGCGTGCGTATCCATTTGTCGTACCCGCCGAGACAGTTCGGAGGCATAGGCATCGACCCTCTGTTCTAATGACTGTCCGATGATTACGGATGGCACAAGCCCACTGAGCTTATTCTCATCCCCCGAAGATAGTTCGTTCAATAGATCCTTCCATTTGCTTTCTTCGTAGTAGCCAAGCTCAATCAATTCTAGAATGCTTGCCGAGATCTTTGTATTGAGGTTCGCAGATAGCTCCGCATTATTGAACGTCAAATAGGCGAGTTTTCCCTGAATTTGTAGCCGTTCTAAACCGGCATCCGATACACCGACAGCTTTGGCTCGTTCCCAGATATTTTTAGTTGCCTCTTCTTTAATGACACTTGTGAATAAAGCCTTGTCAGCATCGGATAATTGCGCGGAGCTGACAAAATCCTTTGGTGCCGATACCGCACCAGATATTCGATTGTTGAATTTGAAGTTCCCCGCAAACTCTCGAAATGCAGCAATGTTGCTGTCGATGCTTGCGGCGTCCACCATTCCGGCTGCGGATGCTCGTCTCAATACATTTGCTACGGTCTCCGTCCGCAATTGGGCCAATTTGCGTGGATCCATCGGAAGACCTGAACGAGCCATCGCATACAAACCTTCGGCTGGAACATTAATATGATCGGATAGGCTAAAAGCCGTTGACGCGAGGGCTAGCGCCCCAGGGTCCCAGCCAGTCTTGCCGGCAAGGAAACTGAAATCCGTTCGGCCGTCTCGCTCAATCGCATTTTTGAAGCCGATCATCTTCTCACCCGCATGCGGGGCAACTGCTTCCGTTAACCGCTTGAATTCAGCGGCTAGTGGCTGAACGGCGCTCGGCGCAATCAAGTCGATTCTTTCATCCGCCGCCAAATCAAACTTGGTTGCGGAAAGTTGTACCTCGCGATTATTGCTATCGATCGCATGAATTTCCAGGTTCGAAGCGCCAGATAAGACAGTGCTGTATTCCCCCGATTCTGTCGTTTCGATATTTCCAGCGACCAATGTCAACTCCCCGCCCAGCCCTCGTTGATAGAAATTGAGTTTCACCTTGCTGGCTGGAAGACCATGCTCGAGGACAATACTGCCGCTCACGACTTGGGTAGGCGAAGATGAAACACCACCGCCCGGCGACGGATTCGTTGGTGGTGAATTGGGAATCATGACATCAGGAATCCGCACAGAACCTAAGGCTGCTGCAGAATTTGCCGCTGAGATACCAGTGACTAATGTCGAACCAATGCCGACATTGCCAGCAGCGATTCCGGAAGGCATAGTATTAGTGGTAACAGCAGACTCGGCTATTGCCACTGTGCTTGGTTGCTTGGCAATAGCGGCCGCCGTCGCCGCATCTACCTGCCCAGTTGTTGGCAATTGATTGCGCGTTTGAATTTCTAAAACTGCATTGCGAGTGGCTGGGCCGAAAAAACCGCGTCCTGCTTCAGATTGGGGAATCGTCAATCCCTGAGACAGAAGGGTTTGATGTAAAGCGGAAACATCGTTCCCCATCATGCCAACTTTTATGATTTTTTCAGCCATGCCGCTCTCCAGCTATTGTTATGAGTTACCTTTACCAGCAGCCTGTGTAGTATCTATCTTGAGCCGCACGATGGCTTGGTTTTCCCGTATCCTCGGCACGAATGCCTCAACAATCCTAGCCTTATAGATAGTCTCCGTTGTCGTTACTGCCGGTAATAAGGCGAAGTTCGGATGTTGATCCCCACTGCCAGCCGTTACGCAATCAATGGTGGGACCATCCAGTGAGGCGATGAGCGCTTCGTCTCTTGGTAAGGTGGTAGTCCGATGAATATGACCACCGATTAGAGTGGGTTCGATCCGATCCTTGGGTAGAACCAGCGAGCCTTGGGTGGGCCGATATAACTCCTCCCAAAGCCCTTCACCCAGAACAAGATGGTAAGTGGTGTAATAACCCCGCGTCTCAAGCTGCAAGACCGCTTGGTATACGGCAGCCACTAAACCCTCGTTAAGCGCGGGGCCTTTCACTAAGATTGGGTTCTCATTACCGTTGTTTAAATCCTTTTCCGCTTGTATAGCGGCTTGGCGGAGACTTACCGGCACTGGGTTCGTAACAGCTTTACCGGGATCAACACCTGGTGGTTTTAATTTACTAGGGTCGTCATTCTGTTCTAAACCGACGAAAAACAGGAAATCGTGCCAACGAGCCAGTGCACTGGCGGCACGCGTAATGGTAGTAACGATGCGATTTTGCATGGCCGTTTCGCCCGTTAGCATTTCGCCGCTTAGGTTACCGAACTCATTCATCTGGGCCAGGGTGAAGTTACAAATTGCAAAGGGCTCGAATAAGTTTAGGGTTTCATTGTCGATGACAATTCGCTCACCGTAGTCGAATCGATTACTGGGAATCGTTCGGGTCATCTGATCGATCATTGTGTGCGGCGCAAAATGACCCGCTATGGAATTCATCGCGAATCGTTCTCGAACGATTTTCATCGCCAGATTCATATGTTCTTGGTCCCAATTAATCGTCATGTCCATGTTCATCTCCTATTTAGTGTCTAGATCAAAGTTTCTACAGTCTTTACATCTGCGGTCATCCCCATCTGCTCGATTCGTTCAATAGTGTTTTCCTCATTAGTATGTGAAAGAAGTCTTTCGGCATAGATTTACAAATTCACCTCTCAGTATTAGTAAGATTACCGGATACCTATCCTTACTTTGCCAGTAGCCCAGAACATTCCTGCAATCGCTCAATACCGCCGAATTTCTGCAGTTGCTCTCCTCCAATCCGGTCGATATTGGCGGTATCGAATTTCTGACCGGGTTGGGCGGTGTTGGGGAACAGCAGGTAGACCACGTCGCGGTTGCCGATGCCTTTGCGGGCGCGGCGGACGCCGAAGCGGTCCATGAAGGGATCATTCCCGAGCGCCTGGTGCAGGGCGACGGAGCCTTCGCCGAGTTTGTTTTTGGGGCCGGTGCGCCGATGACGAAAAAGGCCGATTTACCATTGGAGCGCCGGTAGGCCACGCCGAAGTCGCCCAGCTTCGGCCCGGGGTTACCGGAACGTTGCCAGTTACCGGGGATAACCGCGAAGTTGACGGTGTTGGAATCCAGTTGCGCCTGCGGGGTGCGCAGATTTTCGCCGGGCTGGTGCAATGCGGTGGTCGAGACGAAGTAACCGGCCTTGGGGTCGGTTGGGCCTTGAATGATGGGAATGCCTTTGGCATCGGTGGCCATCGCGAAAAAGCAGATTTTGGTCGGTCCCTTGAAGTGTTCGGCTTTGGCTTGATTGAAGTCGGTCAGGCACTTGGGCTTCCAGGTGCAGTTGGCGCCGACGCTGACGCCGTTGCAGATATGGGTAATGCCGATGTCGTCCGGGTGGTAGGAATCCGGTGCGCCGTCGGTATTAACCTGCATTTGCGAGGCGAAGGCGATGGCTTTGGTATCGGGGTCGCTGAATACCTTAAGCTCGCCGATTTCTTCGTGGGTAAAGGTGAATTTGGGGCTAAGCGAGCAATCAGCCAGTGCCGCGCCGGTTGCAAAGCAGCCAGCCCATAAGGTAAAGATTCCCGTCAGCACGCTCCTATAAGATAAGTTCTTCATCGTCTTTACCCCTGGTCATTGTTGCTCATTATTCCGTCTGGTCCGATAGTGGCCTTGCCGTACCGCTCGCCAAAATCCTCACCGTTACCACTAGCCGCTGTGCCTGCCCAATTCGGCTGATAAACACCATTTTTGACGTACCGGTGAAAAGTCGAATGCGGCCAATCGATGACTCGTGATAGAAACCCGTGCTTTACCGGGTTCCAATGCACGTAATCCATGTGCCGTGGATAATCCGTTTCATCGCGAATCAGATGTTCCCAATATCGACGTTGCCAAATCCCCCGTTCGCCTTTGGCTAATCGACTGGTATTGATGCGTTCGTTTTTTGGGATTTGCCGGGAAAACCCCGCTTTGATCAACATCCATCGGGTCGGATAATCGCAATCGTCTTGTGGAAAGGTAAAAATGGCATGCAGATGATCCGGCAGAATGACCATCGCATCGATGTGAAACGGATGTGTCGTTTTCACCTTGTTGATTACCATGCGTAATTGGTCCATATAATCCACCAGTAAGGTTCGCTTTCGTCCCGCCAGATTCACCGTAACGAAATACGTTCCACCTTTAATATCCGCGCGCCGATATCGCATGTATGACCATCCATACAAAACCACCTCAACGTAGGTTGGGGTGACGAAGGAACCCCAACGCAATATTCAATACCGAGAGAGTGTTGGGGTTCATTACATTCACCCCAACCTACGCGGGCTCGAAACAACCAGCGCCGAACCACAACACCCGTATTCACGCCGGGAGGAAACAACCCAGCTCTTTCTCTATTTTTTTGTTGGTAATTTCACTCCTTGTGATACTAATTGAGATCCTTTTACTTCAACATGTGGCATTTTCTTTTTTTCTAACTCCTTATTCAAATGATACGGAGTTGACACATCTTTAACCGATGTTGTGCCAACTAAATCAATGCTGCCTTTACCTTCAGGAACATCTTTTACTCCTGCGGATTTAAGAATCTCAACTACAACAGAAGAACATTGATGTTTCGGGGTATAAGTTCCTGGGTCTGCCTTCAATTTGTCAATCTCAACCTTGATTTTTTCGGCGGTCGCTTTATCGATTTTCCATTCGTAAACTAAATATATATCGTCTTCTTTAATTGGATGCTCTACATTTCCTTTCGCTCCCCCTGACAAAGCATCCGCAGCCCCTGGACGATTTATTGGTCCGTAACTAACAGTGCTTAAAACTTGCCCGGCATCGTTCTTGACGTACAGTACGACATGACCTGGATTTTTATCAGAACTCGTTTGAACTTCGCCTGTAAACGGATCTACATCGCTGACGTTTATAGCAACGAAAACAGATATTTTTTTTTTGAGTTCTGCTTGTTCGATCTCTTCCTTTGTTGGGGTTTCCAAAATTGTTCTTAGATGTACAGGCGGTAACCCTCCCCACATCTCAACTACGTCAGGATGCTCAAGACCATATTTAAAAGCATCTTCAAATGAAGTATCTCTCCAATAAATGTCCCAATCATTCTTTGGAGTAGTTCGATTTTGCTTTAGGTCTTTTTTTGTACCCGCATCTTGATTCTTTTTTTTCTGATCAGCATGTGTTTTTTCTTTACCATTTCTATCTAAATAACTAATCGAGTTATTTCCGCAATATAAAAAGAGATTTGCGCCATCTTTGTTTCCGCCCGGGTCGCAATTCGCCCACCTCCCCAACCAAACCGCATAATACCTTGCCCCATGATAACTAAACCCAGTCTCCTCATCCCGTTCCTTTCCGGTATACCGATACCGCTTCAAACTCAACTCTGCAGGAGTTCGACCCGCCTGATAAGAAGTAGAGCCATAAGGCAAATATTCCTCATACGAAATCAAACCTCCATTGCGATCCATTTCCAGGGATGCTGAACCAAGATGGTTATTAAGCTGATAACGAAGAACTAAAACTGAATTTCCTATAACCTCTCCATTGCCCACTGTCTGTGTCTCTACCAGCGCAATGCGCTGCTTGTCATCCATCACATGCTGCGTCTCGCGCTCCAGAATTACATTCGCTCCATTACCGCCATATTCCCGATAGATTTCAAATCCACCCAGGTATAAACGCTCATTCTTGCGCGAGCCATTGGCTAGAGCAGTAATTTTGCGTACCCGCTGCCCGCCTGCGTCATACACATAAAAAGTCGTTTCCGCATTGACGCCGTTGACCACCTGTTTTGCACTGGCGCTCAACTGATCCTTGAAATCCCATTGCATCTTCGACAGATGCGACATCGAGCTCATATTGCCGTGGGCATCGTAGCTATAAGGTTCCTTAATAGGCTGACCGCCGCTGGTTTGCACCGTAGTCAGGCTTAACTGATTGCTGGCTTTGCGCGGTTTGATATGAACGCCGTCTTCGATAAAACTAGCTTGGTCGTATTCGTAAACGCGAGTCCAGCCGCCATTCACTGCCTGGTGAATCATCCGCTCGAAATTGCCGACCGCATCGTATTCGTAAAGCTCGGTATAGTTGCGCAGGGCTTGCAGGTCGTTGGTTTGCGCCGCGCCCACGAAGGGATAGTCGCGATAATTGCCGTTGACCGGGGTGAACTGAAATGCCGATTGGCCGATGTGTTCTCGTCCGCTGGCTTCGAGCAAACGATACAGCGCGTCGTAGCGGTAACGGCATTCCGCTTCCACTTTTTGGTTGGCGTGGAAAACGGTTTTCAGCGCCCGATCGTTGATCTGGGTGATGTTGCCGGCAGGGTCGTAGGTGTAATGCAAGTCCTGCACCACCGCCGGGTCTTCGAAAATCTGCGAAGCCATGCCGCTTTGGCCAGGCGTGCGCGTGGTGTGCAAGCGGGTCAAGCGGAAGGTTTGTTCGTCGTAGTCGTAAGTAGTTTGCGCTCCATTGCCGTAATCGATGCGCGTGCGCTGGCCCTTGGCGTTGTAGTCGATATTGCTGACAAATACGGTGGCTTGCGCTGCGCCGCGCAGGTTGACGCGAATTTCATTCAACAGATTGGCTTCGTTGTAAACCGGACGGAGAGTGCTCGGCGGTATCTGGCTGGTGTGCGGCGACAGCATTTCGACGGGTCGGTTCAACGCATCGAAGCGGGTGCTGCTAACGAAAATTTCGGATTCCAGGGCCGGATTGAACGACCAGTTTGGTGTGTTCTGGTAGTCGCTGGCGAATTGACGGCTGCTGCGCAGCAAATTGCCTTTGAAGTCGTAGCTTTCATTGGTCACGACCCCGGCGGTGTCGAAGTGTTTATGGACTTTGCCGCGCTGGTTGGCTTGCGTGCGTTGCGTTTCACTCAGGCCACTACCGGCATCGTCGCCGTAGACCGTTTTTTCGAATAGCAGCGGTTGGCTGAAATAGGTCCGGGGGGGCTGCTCTTCGGGATGATCGCCCCCTTGCACAAAGGATTTGACGGGGCGGCGCAGAGCATCGTATTTAGTGCGGAAGTTGTAGCGGCGGCTGTTCCAGGCGCGGATAGGCTTGCCGGTGACATCGTTCAGCATCCAGCGCTCGCCCGCCTCCAAGCTCGCCTGGTGGATGCGGTTGCCAAGCAGGTCGTAGTCATATTGCATGACGATACGGCCGAGCTTGTCGTCCGCCTGCACGATGGCATCGCGCACCTTGCGCTGGTTGCCTTCGATATCCAGGACGACGCGGGTAGCGTATTTTTCATCCTTGATCGCGCCGTTGCGCTGGTAACGGTTATGGACCACGGTCAGGAAGGGTCTGCCCAAGGTATCGAAATGGGCCACGGTGGGTGTGTTTGCGTGTTGGGATGCTTGTTCCGCCGCACGGCGCTCCTCGGCACCCCTCTCATCGCCGATACGCTGCTGATGCCAGGTTTTCCAGGTATTCGGCTGGGTGGCGAAGTAAGGCTGCACATAGCCCTGGATATCCGCATCGGTGCGGGGATCGCCGGTTTCGCTGCCGTTGGCGGCTAAGGTATCGTTGACATCAAAAGTGGTCTGCTGCCAGGGATCGAAAACGACCTTTTCGTAGGTGTGGTTGGGATGCAGGGTGGCGACCACGCGTTCCAGCGGGTCGTAGAACAGAATCGGGCTGACGCCGACCTTGACGCCGAATTCGAAATGATGGCGCTGTTCCGGAAGCTGGCTGAAGAAGGGTTCGTACTGACGAACAGGTTTGCCCTTATTGTTAAAGACTGTCCAGCCGCTGCCCACCCAACGCGGACTGACGACCGGGCCGCTATCGATCAACGGGCCTGGTTCGGCCTGGATTTTCTTCTGAATCTCGCGACCAAAGCCGTCGGAATAGCAGAAGCTGATTTGAATCTTGAGCCCCCTTTGCGGCAGCGGGTCACTGGCGTGGGTCTCGCGGGCTAGGGTGGCGGCATAGACCGGCAGCCATTGCGAAGGATCGTCGGGATGGGCCTCGCGGGTTTTCTGGAAGCGATGGAGATCGTAAAGGATGCGCGTCGTCGCTCCTTTTAACAGGTTAGAAGCTGGATCGTGAGGATCGGTGGCGTCGTGAAAGTTGTTGATCTGTTCATCTGTCAGATCTGCTTCGAAGCCGGTTAAGTTGTCGCCAACGGTTTCATTGGTCTTACCCCTCACGGCAGTACCCACCACCATACCGAGCGTATCGAAGGCAGCTTGAGAACGGTTGCCGTTGGGATCGACGATTAAATCCGGCTGCAAAACGCGATAGTCGTGGTGGGCAGCTACGGTATTGCCGACGGCGTCGTGGGTTTCGACGACCAGAAGATCGTGTTTGTCATAGCTTGCTATAGCCCCTTGGCCGAAAGGATCGGCGAATTTCCTTGGGGAATAGAAATGCCGTTGTGCTTCGGCCCGTTCCTGCGCGGCTGTGTTGGCGGGTTTGGCGACGTCTGCATTGGGATGAAAAAAGACTCGCCCTGCCGGTATCCACCAATTGCCGTCGCTGTCGCTG
This region includes:
- a CDS encoding encapsulin, translated to MDMTINWDQEHMNLAMKIVRERFAMNSIAGHFAPHTMIDQMTRTIPSNRFDYGERIVIDNETLNLFEPFAICNFTLAQMNEFGNLSGEMLTGETAMQNRIVTTITRAASALARWHDFLFFVGLEQNDDPSKLKPPGVDPGKAVTNPVPVSLRQAAIQAEKDLNNGNENPILVKGPALNEGLVAAVYQAVLQLETRGYYTTYHLVLGEGLWEELYRPTQGSLVLPKDRIEPTLIGGHIHRTTTLPRDEALIASLDGPTIDCVTAGSGDQHPNFALLPAVTTTETIYKARIVEAFVPRIRENQAIVRLKIDTTQAAGKGNS
- a CDS encoding REP-associated tyrosine transposase; the protein is MRYRRADIKGGTYFVTVNLAGRKRTLLVDYMDQLRMVINKVKTTHPFHIDAMVILPDHLHAIFTFPQDDCDYPTRWMLIKAGFSRQIPKNERINTSRLAKGERGIWQRRYWEHLIRDETDYPRHMDYVHWNPVKHGFLSRVIDWPHSTFHRYVKNGVYQPNWAGTAASGNGEDFGERYGKATIGPDGIMSNNDQG
- a CDS encoding SpvB/TcaC N-terminal domain-containing protein encodes the protein MEEQQGNNNNKPSEKSSSAAPTISLPKGGGAIRGMGEKFTANPVTGGGSMSVPIATSPGRSGFGPQLSLSYDSGAGNGPFGLGWSLALPSITRKTDKGLPRYCDDTESDVFILSGAEDLVPELQADGTHFVNIESDPTYSIFRYRPRIEGLFARIERWTNKSDPTDTFWRSISKDNIVTFYGRTDESRIFDPQVKSNQQARIFTWLICESYDDKGNGILYRYQKEDGRGIDASQAHELNRGEVDDQSRTVNRYLKKILYSNRKTFLDENGQCPLFPKDEIRENADWMFEAIFDYEEGHYQAFSTDNEAHEFVVASINSSEAWPARLDPFSSYRSGFEVRTYRICRRVLMFHHFPDELGIADCLIRSTTFTYKQNPVASVMTEVTQSAYRRQGTSDIPNRYLRKSLPSLTFTYSSVPDEASIAEHPVQAIDNPCLENLPFGLDGSQYQWVDLDGEGLSGILTEQAGAWYYKRNLSPIHQETGENGQPQIKACFAPIELVASKPSLSLASGAQLMDLAGDGQVDVVEMEGPVKGFYERTEGADWESFRPFSSWPNINTRDPNLRFIDLDGDGHADILVTEDHAFTWYPSLAEDGFGPAQQVTNSFDEEKSPHLVFADDTHSIFVADLSGDGLADLVRIRNGEVCYWPNLGYGLFGPKVTMDASPCFDHCDQFDPRRIRLADIDGTGPTDILYLHKDGVHVYFNQSGNRWSNAVELPQLPAIENLSSVQAMDLLGNGTACLVWSSPLPANARQPMRYIDLMGGQKPHLLIKSENNLGAETRVHYAPSTKFYLLDKMEGRPWISKLPFPVHVVEKVETYDHISRNRFVTRYAYHHGYFDGAEREFRGFGMVEQWDTEEFAALSQAGTLNQTTNLAEDSHVPPVLTKTWFHTGIYLGRDRVSNFFAGLLDSVDKGEYYRTPGLSDGEAKALLLDDTILPEDLTLEEEREACRSLKGAMLRQEVYALDGTEKQIHPYTITEQNFTIECLQHRRSNRHGVFFTHPREALSYHYERNPKDPRISHSLTLEVDKFGNVLKSVAIGYGRKSSDLTETFDKERQTTTLVTYTENRVTQNIDEPDSYRTSLPCEVRTYELTGYKPKDENNGRFTLTDFVTETPEGLKHRFDEETSYELLPGAGRQRRLIEHVRTLYRKDDLSALLPLGSISAKALPGESYKLAFTPGLLQQVYQRGQENLLPNANEVLISQGGDGGGYVSSQMLRSQSVFPAANDANATRSDSDGNWWIPAGRVFFHPNADVAKPANTAAQERAEAQRHFYSPRKFADPFGQGAIASYDKHDLLVVETHDAVGNTVAAHHDYRVLQPDLIVDPNGNRSQAAFDTLGMVVGTAVRGKTNETVGDNLTGFEADLTDEQINNFHDATDPHDPASNLLKGATTRILYDLHRFQKTREAHPDDPSQWLPVYAATLARETHASDPLPQRGLKIQISFCYSDGFGREIQKKIQAEPGPLIDSGPVVSPRWVGSGWTVFNNKGKPVRQYEPFFSQLPEQRHHFEFGVKVGVSPILFYDPLERVVATLHPNHTYEKVVFDPWQQTTFDVNDTLAANGSETGDPRTDADIQGYVQPYFATQPNTWKTWHQQRIGDERGAEERRAAEQASQHANTPTVAHFDTLGRPFLTVVHNRYQRNGAIKDEKYATRVVLDIEGNQRKVRDAIVQADDKLGRIVMQYDYDLLGNRIHQASLEAGERWMLNDVTGKPIRAWNSRRYNFRTKYDALRRPVKSFVQGGDHPEEQPPRTYFSQPLLFEKTVYGDDAGSGLSETQRTQANQRGKVHKHFDTAGVVTNESYDFKGNLLRSSRQFASDYQNTPNWSFNPALESEIFVSSTRFDALNRPVEMLSPHTSQIPPSTLRPVYNEANLLNEIRVNLRGAAQATVFVSNIDYNAKGQRTRIDYGNGAQTTYDYDEQTFRLTRLHTTRTPGQSGMASQIFEDPAVVQDLHYTYDPAGNITQINDRALKTVFHANQKVEAECRYRYDALYRLLEASGREHIGQSAFQFTPVNGNYRDYPFVGAAQTNDLQALRNYTELYEYDAVGNFERMIHQAVNGGWTRVYEYDQASFIEDGVHIKPRKASNQLSLTTVQTSGGQPIKEPYSYDAHGNMSSMSHLSKMQWDFKDQLSASAKQVVNGVNAETTFYVYDAGGQRVRKITALANGSRKNERLYLGGFEIYREYGGNGANVILERETQHVMDDKQRIALVETQTVGNGEVIGNSVLVLRYQLNNHLGSASLEMDRNGGLISYEEYLPYGSTSYQAGRTPAELSLKRYRYTGKERDEETGFSYHGARYYAVWLGRWANCDPGGNKDGANLFLYCGNNSISYLDRNGKEKTHADQKKKNQDAGTKKDLKQNRTTPKNDWDIYWRDTSFEDAFKYGLEHPDVVEMWGGLPPVHLRTILETPTKEEIEQAELKKKISVFVAINVSDVDPFTGEVQTSSDKNPGHVVLYVKNDAGQVLSTVSYGPINRPGAADALSGGAKGNVEHPIKEDDIYLVYEWKIDKATAEKIKVEIDKLKADPGTYTPKHQCSSVVVEILKSAGVKDVPEGKGSIDLVGTTSVKDVSTPYHLNKELEKKKMPHVEVKGSQLVSQGVKLPTKK